One region of Zootoca vivipara chromosome 7, rZooViv1.1, whole genome shotgun sequence genomic DNA includes:
- the TMEM141 gene encoding transmembrane protein 141, translated as MVNVGLSRVDEAVAAKHPGLQEYTACQSYAFMKGMGAFFAVSGMAFALQKFIRKIHYPLQWNILLSFVAGSVASYTMTRWETQKCSDLWIFLESKQPSVPDVAKEKVPHLDPQKETEAGAKRNKYGDVMD; from the coding sequence ATGGTGAACGTGGGGTTGTCTCGCGTGGACGAAGCGGTGGCAGCCAAGCACCCAGGGCTACAAGAATATACGGCCTGCCAGTCTTATGCATTCATGAAAGGCATGGGGGCATTTTTTGCAGTCTCTGGGATGGCTTTTGCTCTTCAAAAATTCATCCGGAAGATTCACTACCCGCTCCAGTGGAACATCCTGCTCTCCTTTGTTGCAGGTTCAGTTGCAAGCTATACAATGACTCGATGGGAGACACAGAAGTGTTCTGACTTATGGATCTTTCTGGAGAGCAAACAACCCAGTGTCCCAGATGTAGCCAAAGAGAAAGTGCCCCACTTGGACCCCCAGAAGGAGACAGAGGCCGGTGCAAAAAGGAACAAGTATGGAGATGTTATGGACTAG
- the NDC1 gene encoding nucleoporin NDC1: MMGGRGMMFHSTREQLNILGWRAAASLAWSVLLLPLCIAAFISISNIDFFHPVQWITSSFNDLYTSYVIFCILLMSVVILVISIFNVEFHAVVPSIPCSRLALISKIIHPQQVIHSVAHAVMGMLVAWCAAVMTKGKFLFLSVPCTATESVADADLHMCLNEYHLFLLLLGAFMGYSYSLRYLVNNLNYLPFPVIQQYKYLRFRRSLPLLAKHSCVESLYMVRNFCAAYYFFGYIPRAWIITTMNLQTDSKLHPLDTMAGLLDLSLLYHSWLCGVFLLMTWYIAWLLFRIYATEAHHFPVQPTFAEETDQCLPKILSSNPPPLLKFLALQDLMFLSQYSSVRRQEVFSLSQPGGHPHNWTSISQECLKLLNDLTQKLIMHQEAAAANGRLKQPSVGDLRQPSSPPGAAAEETSFHTPRSIMLPRTQMPSLVKSYMLPLKTPSSSDVRSNLGSPFTPLSSKAGVLDLNSPWNGSVQSPHVMRRGPKLWTSSSDLQWTASSPELYPMGAVAGGANEAVQPSFIYTWLQSKKEQIKSFLSKRVLVMYFFSKNPEASIQALFSDTQMHIWALEGLSHLIAASFTEDTYGVVQTTLPSILNTLLILQEVVDKQFKLPHVSSKPPRISGSLADTSYKTLRFALRASLKTAIYRIVTTFGEHLNAVQVSAEVKKRLQQFLEFKE; this comes from the exons ATGATGGGAGGGCGAGGGATGATGTTCCATTCAACGCGGGAACAGCTAAAC aTCTTGGGATGGAGAGCAGCTGCAAGCCTTGCTTGGTCggtgctgctgcttcctctgtgTATTGCAGCCTTCATCAGCATTAGCAACATCGACTTCTTCCACCCGGTACAATGGATCACAA GCTCATTCAATGACCTGTATACCTCCTACGTTATTTTCTGCATACTGCTAATGTCTGTGGTCATACTGGTAATAAGCATCTTCAACGTTGAATTTCATGCAG TTGTTCCTTCTATTCCTTGCTCTCGGTTAGCTTTGATAAGCAAGATTATCCACCCGCAGCAAGTGATCCATTCTGTTGCTCATGCTGTAATGGGAATGCTGGTAGCTTGGTGTGCAGCAGTTATGACGAAGGGgaagtttctttttttatctgTACCCTGCACAGCTACAGAAAG TGTAGCTGATGCTGATCTGCACATGTGCCTGAATGAGTACCAcctcttcctcttgcttcttGGAGCCTTTATGGGTTACAGCTATAGCCTTCGGTATCTTGTTAACAATTTGAACTACCTTCCATTTCCAGTTATACAG CAATACAAGTATCTGCGCTTCAGGAGATCACTTCCGTTGCTTGCAAAGCATAGTTGTGTGGAGTCACTTTATATGGTCAGAAACTTTTGTGCTGCTTACTATTTCTTTG GTTATATTCCAAGGGCATGGATAATTACCACAATGAACCTTCAGACCGATAG TAAACTTCATCCTCTGGACACGATGGCTGGTCTCTTGGATTTGTCCCTTCTGTACCACAGCTGGCTATGTGGTGTGTTTCTTCTGATGACTTGGTACATTGCATGGCTGCTCTTCAGAATCTATGCCACTGAG GCACATCACTTTCCTGTCCAGCCGACTTTTGCGGAAGAAACCGATCAGTGTCTACCTAAAATTTTAAGCAGCAACCCCCCACCTCTTTTAAAG TTCTTGGCTTTACAGGACTTGATGTTCCTTTCCCAGTATTCTTCTGTGCGACGCCAAGAGGTCTTCAGCCTTAGCCAGCCAG GTGGACACCCTCACAATTggacttcaatctcccaggagtGCTTGAAACTTTTAAATGATCTGACACAGAAACTGATAATGCACCAGGAGGCTGCAGCTGCAAACGGGAGGCTGAAACAGCCATCTGTGGGGGACTTGAGACAGCCCTCCAGCCCTCCAG GAGCAGCTGCTGAAGAAACATCATTTCACACTCCAAGGTCCATTATGCTTCCTCGAACCCAAATGCCTTCTCTGGTCAAATCATATATGTTGCCTTTGAAAACACCCTCCTCTTCTGACGTCAGAAGCAATTTAGGGTCACCTTTCACTCCTCTGAGTAGCAAGGCTGGCGTGCTGGATTTAAACTCTCCTTGGAATGGATCTGTCCAAAGTCCCCATGTTATGAGGAGAGGACCAAAATTATGGACAAGTAGTTCAG ATCTGCAGTGGACAGCCTCTTCTCCTGAACTCTACCCAATGGGTGCTGTTGCAGGCGGTGCAAATGAAGCAGTACAACCAAGTTTTATCTATACGTGGTTGCAGAGCAAGAAAGAGCAG ATCAAAAGCTTCTTATCAAAGCGAGTACTGGTCATGTACTTTTTCAGCAAG aACCCCGAGGCTTCAATTCAGGCTCTCTTTTCTGATACCCAAATGCATATTTGGGCTTTGGAAG GTTTGTCGCATCTCATAGCAGCTTCATTTACCGAAGACACATATGGAGTTGTCCAAACAACACTGCCTTCTATTCTGAATACGTTGCTAATTCTTCAAGAG GTGGTAGACAAGCAGTTCAAGCTTCCTCATGTTTCCAGCAAACCCCCTCGGATTTCAGGAAGTCTGGCAGACACTTCCTACAAAACCCTtcgatttgccttgagagcgtcgCTGAAAACTGCAATCTATCGGATCGTCACCACTTTTGGAGAGCACTTAAA TGCCGTGCAAGTATCTGCAGAAGTCAAGAAAAGACTCCAGCAGTTCCTGGAGTTCAAGGAATAG